A genomic region of Paenibacillus sp. PL2-23 contains the following coding sequences:
- a CDS encoding glyoxalase superfamily protein, translating to MQKVIPAFRITDYERSKSFYVEGLGFHVDWEHRFEPNFPVFVQITKDHMTIYLTEHAGDCQVGGLIHLFVPHVDSWYNELLSKHEILVIEPPHEDLEGLRMMTITDPDGNQLRICTRL from the coding sequence TTGCAAAAAGTAATCCCTGCATTTCGCATAACGGATTATGAAAGAAGTAAGTCGTTCTATGTGGAGGGATTGGGCTTCCATGTGGACTGGGAACATCGATTTGAACCGAATTTCCCTGTTTTTGTTCAAATCACCAAAGATCACATGACTATTTATTTGACGGAGCATGCTGGAGACTGTCAGGTCGGTGGATTAATCCATTTATTCGTCCCCCATGTGGATAGCTGGTACAACGAATTATTGAGCAAACACGAGATCCTTGTCATTGAGCCTCCCCACGAAGATCTTGAAGGACTTCGCATGATGACAATCACTGATCCTGATGGAAATCAATTACGAATTTGTACACGTCTATAA